In a genomic window of Phacochoerus africanus isolate WHEZ1 chromosome 6, ROS_Pafr_v1, whole genome shotgun sequence:
- the PUF60 gene encoding poly(U)-binding-splicing factor PUF60 isoform X2 produces MQTPARPCCSAWRRLQEGPGTWARPETVEGTGADAQQVNGQQGGGSEPAAAAAAVAAGDKWKPPQGTDPVKMENGQNTAAKLGLPPLTPEQQEALQKAKKYAMEQSIKSVLVKQTIAHQQQQLTNLQMAAQRQRALAIMCRVYVGSIYYELGEDTIRQAFAPFGPIKSIDMSWDSVTMKHKGFAFVEYEVPEAAQLALEQMNSVMLGGRNIKVGRPSNIGQAQPIIDQLAEEARAFNRIYVASVHQDLSDDDIKSVFEAFGKIKSCTLARDPTTGKHKGYGFIEYEKAQSSQDAVSSMNLFDLGGQYLRVGKAVTPPMPLLTPATPGGLPPAAAVAAAAATAKITAQEAVAGAAVLGTLATPGLVSPALTLAQPLGALPQAVMAAQAPGVITGVTPARPPIPVTIPSVGVVNPILASPPTLGLLEPKKEKEEEELFPESERPEMLSEQEHMSISGSSARHMVMQKLLRKQESTVMVLRNMVDPKDIDDDLEGEVTEECGKFGAVNRVIIYQEKQGEEEDAEIIVKIFVEFSVASETHKAIQALNGRWFAGRKVVAEVYDQERFDNSDLSA; encoded by the exons ATGCAGACCCCTGCCCGGCCCTGCTGCTCTGCCTGGCGCCGTCTTCAGGAGGGGCCTGGGACCTGGGCCAGGCCAGAGACTGTTGAAGGCACTGGAGCTGATGCCCAG CAGGTCAATGGCCAGCAAGGAGGGGGGTCCgagccggcggcggcggcggcagcggtggCAGCGGGAGACAAATGGAAACCTCCACAG gggACGGACCCCGTCAAGATGGAGAACGGGCAGAACACAGCCGCCAAGCTGGGACTGCCTCCCCTGACGCCCGAGCAGCAGGAGGCCCTCCAGAAG GCCAAGAAGTACGCCATGGAGCAGAGCATCAAGAGCGTGCTGGTGAAGCAGACCATCgcgcaccagcagcagcagctcaccAACCTGCAG ATGGCAGCTCAGCGGCAGCGGGCACTGGCCATCATGTGCCGGGTCTACGTGGGCTCCATCTACTACGAGCTGGGCGAGGACACCATCCGCCAGGCCTTTGCCCCCTTTGGGCCCATCAAGAGCATTGACATGTCCTGGGACTCCGTCACCATGAAGCACAAG GGCTTTGCTTTTGTGGAGTACGAGGTCCCGGAAGCGGCCCAGCTGGCCCTGGAGCAGATGAACTCCGTGATGCTGGGCGGCCGGAACATCAAG GTGGGCAGACCCAGCAACATAGGGCAGGCCCAGCCCATCATAGACCAGCTGGCCGAGGAGGCACGAGCCTTTAACCGCATCTACGTGGCTTCTGTGCACCAGGACCTCTCGGACGACGACATCAAGAGCGTGTTTGAGGCCTTCGGCAAGATCAAATCTTGCACGCTGGCTCGGGACCCCACAACCGGGAAGCACAAGGGCTATGGCTTCATTG AATATGAAAAGGCTCAGTCGTCCCAGGATGCCGTGTCTTCCATGAACCTTTTTGACCTGGGCGGCCAGTACTTGCGGGTGGGCAAGGCCGTCACACCCCCCATGCCCCTGCTTACGCCTGCCACACCTGGAGGCCTCCCGCCTGCTGCCGCTGTGGCtgctgctgcagccacagctaaGATTACGGCTCAG GAAGCAGTGGCAGGAGCAGCGGTCCTGGGTACCCTGGCCACTCCTGGACTGGTGTCCCCTGCACTGACTCTGGCCCAGCCCCTGGGGGCTTTACCCCAGGCTGTCATGGCTGCCCAGGCCCCAGGAGTCATCACAG gtgtgaccccggCCCGGCCTCCCATTCCCGTCACCATCCCGTCTGTGGGCGTGGTGAACCCCATCCTGGCCAGCCCTCCGACGCTCGGTCTCCTGGagcccaagaaagaaaaggaggaggaggagctgttTCCCGAGTCTGAGCGGCCGGAGATGCTGAGTGAGCAGGAGCACATGAGCATCTCGGGCAGCAGCGCCCGCCACATGGTGATGCAGAAGCTCCTCCGCAAGCAGGAG TCCACAGTGATGGTTCTGCGCAACATGGTGGACCCCAAGGACATCGATGACGACCTGGAAGGGGAGGTGACTGAGGAGTGTGGCAAGTTTGGTGCTGTCAACCGTGTCATCATCTACCAAGAGAAGCAGGGCGAGGAGGAGGATGCAGAGATCATTGTCAAGATCTTTGTGGAGTTTTCTGTAGCCTCTGAGACTCACAAGGCCATCCAAGCCCTTAACGGGCGCTGGTTTGCGGGCCGCAAGGTGGTGGCTGAAGTTTATGACCAGGAGCGTTTTGACAACAGTGACCTCTCCGCGTGA
- the PUF60 gene encoding poly(U)-binding-splicing factor PUF60 isoform X1 encodes MQTPARPCCSAWRRLQEGPGTWARPETVEGTGADAQQVNGQQGGGSEPAAAAAAVAAGDKWKPPQGTDPVKMENGQNTAAKLGLPPLTPEQQEALQKAKKYAMEQSIKSVLVKQTIAHQQQQLTNLQMAAVTMGFGDPLSPLQSMAAQRQRALAIMCRVYVGSIYYELGEDTIRQAFAPFGPIKSIDMSWDSVTMKHKGFAFVEYEVPEAAQLALEQMNSVMLGGRNIKVGRPSNIGQAQPIIDQLAEEARAFNRIYVASVHQDLSDDDIKSVFEAFGKIKSCTLARDPTTGKHKGYGFIEYEKAQSSQDAVSSMNLFDLGGQYLRVGKAVTPPMPLLTPATPGGLPPAAAVAAAAATAKITAQEAVAGAAVLGTLATPGLVSPALTLAQPLGALPQAVMAAQAPGVITGVTPARPPIPVTIPSVGVVNPILASPPTLGLLEPKKEKEEEELFPESERPEMLSEQEHMSISGSSARHMVMQKLLRKQESTVMVLRNMVDPKDIDDDLEGEVTEECGKFGAVNRVIIYQEKQGEEEDAEIIVKIFVEFSVASETHKAIQALNGRWFAGRKVVAEVYDQERFDNSDLSA; translated from the exons ATGCAGACCCCTGCCCGGCCCTGCTGCTCTGCCTGGCGCCGTCTTCAGGAGGGGCCTGGGACCTGGGCCAGGCCAGAGACTGTTGAAGGCACTGGAGCTGATGCCCAG CAGGTCAATGGCCAGCAAGGAGGGGGGTCCgagccggcggcggcggcggcagcggtggCAGCGGGAGACAAATGGAAACCTCCACAG gggACGGACCCCGTCAAGATGGAGAACGGGCAGAACACAGCCGCCAAGCTGGGACTGCCTCCCCTGACGCCCGAGCAGCAGGAGGCCCTCCAGAAG GCCAAGAAGTACGCCATGGAGCAGAGCATCAAGAGCGTGCTGGTGAAGCAGACCATCgcgcaccagcagcagcagctcaccAACCTGCAG atggcagcagtgacaatgggCTTTGGAGATCCTCTCTCACCTTTGCAATCG ATGGCAGCTCAGCGGCAGCGGGCACTGGCCATCATGTGCCGGGTCTACGTGGGCTCCATCTACTACGAGCTGGGCGAGGACACCATCCGCCAGGCCTTTGCCCCCTTTGGGCCCATCAAGAGCATTGACATGTCCTGGGACTCCGTCACCATGAAGCACAAG GGCTTTGCTTTTGTGGAGTACGAGGTCCCGGAAGCGGCCCAGCTGGCCCTGGAGCAGATGAACTCCGTGATGCTGGGCGGCCGGAACATCAAG GTGGGCAGACCCAGCAACATAGGGCAGGCCCAGCCCATCATAGACCAGCTGGCCGAGGAGGCACGAGCCTTTAACCGCATCTACGTGGCTTCTGTGCACCAGGACCTCTCGGACGACGACATCAAGAGCGTGTTTGAGGCCTTCGGCAAGATCAAATCTTGCACGCTGGCTCGGGACCCCACAACCGGGAAGCACAAGGGCTATGGCTTCATTG AATATGAAAAGGCTCAGTCGTCCCAGGATGCCGTGTCTTCCATGAACCTTTTTGACCTGGGCGGCCAGTACTTGCGGGTGGGCAAGGCCGTCACACCCCCCATGCCCCTGCTTACGCCTGCCACACCTGGAGGCCTCCCGCCTGCTGCCGCTGTGGCtgctgctgcagccacagctaaGATTACGGCTCAG GAAGCAGTGGCAGGAGCAGCGGTCCTGGGTACCCTGGCCACTCCTGGACTGGTGTCCCCTGCACTGACTCTGGCCCAGCCCCTGGGGGCTTTACCCCAGGCTGTCATGGCTGCCCAGGCCCCAGGAGTCATCACAG gtgtgaccccggCCCGGCCTCCCATTCCCGTCACCATCCCGTCTGTGGGCGTGGTGAACCCCATCCTGGCCAGCCCTCCGACGCTCGGTCTCCTGGagcccaagaaagaaaaggaggaggaggagctgttTCCCGAGTCTGAGCGGCCGGAGATGCTGAGTGAGCAGGAGCACATGAGCATCTCGGGCAGCAGCGCCCGCCACATGGTGATGCAGAAGCTCCTCCGCAAGCAGGAG TCCACAGTGATGGTTCTGCGCAACATGGTGGACCCCAAGGACATCGATGACGACCTGGAAGGGGAGGTGACTGAGGAGTGTGGCAAGTTTGGTGCTGTCAACCGTGTCATCATCTACCAAGAGAAGCAGGGCGAGGAGGAGGATGCAGAGATCATTGTCAAGATCTTTGTGGAGTTTTCTGTAGCCTCTGAGACTCACAAGGCCATCCAAGCCCTTAACGGGCGCTGGTTTGCGGGCCGCAAGGTGGTGGCTGAAGTTTATGACCAGGAGCGTTTTGACAACAGTGACCTCTCCGCGTGA